The Candidatus Binatota bacterium genome contains a region encoding:
- a CDS encoding alpha/beta fold hydrolase: MVLRKTKALATLAFGLLLATGTATAAVTGGGGEIEKRPSTVQTTFKSVDAVLAAQWDFPSAGLAPLVVIIPPGGRVDRNGWPPGADFELGKGVYERLAELLVDKGYAVFRFDAPGAGRSSPGHWATDRSNALEAYTRAIDHARVDTGRVFLVGHGSGTATIGAIFERFENINPLNGVALLGNQVGERLALSLTSPLLLVVGDKYPDDLYQRGRFVLDAREHNEGSKLETTLVSIEGSDSSLMQEVSDKGSPGLGLRPDATKALIDWLSNHLG, encoded by the coding sequence TTGGTACTTCGCAAAACGAAAGCTCTAGCAACACTGGCTTTCGGCCTGCTGCTGGCGACAGGCACAGCGACGGCGGCCGTCACAGGGGGTGGCGGCGAAATCGAAAAGCGCCCGTCCACGGTGCAGACCACGTTCAAAAGCGTGGACGCCGTGCTCGCCGCGCAGTGGGATTTTCCGTCAGCGGGGCTGGCGCCACTGGTGGTCATCATTCCCCCGGGTGGACGCGTGGACCGAAACGGCTGGCCGCCGGGAGCGGACTTTGAACTCGGCAAGGGTGTGTATGAGCGCCTGGCCGAGTTGCTGGTAGACAAGGGCTACGCGGTCTTCCGCTTTGACGCGCCGGGCGCGGGCCGAAGCAGCCCCGGACACTGGGCCACAGACAGGTCCAACGCGCTGGAGGCCTACACGCGGGCCATCGACCACGCCCGCGTGGACACCGGGCGAGTGTTCCTGGTCGGACACGGCAGTGGCACCGCAACCATAGGCGCCATATTTGAGCGTTTTGAGAATATTAACCCCCTGAATGGAGTCGCCCTGCTGGGCAACCAGGTGGGCGAGCGACTCGCGTTGTCGCTCACTTCGCCGCTGCTGCTGGTCGTGGGTGACAAGTACCCCGATGACCTGTACCAGCGCGGGCGTTTCGTGCTCGACGCCCGCGAACACAATGAGGGCTCGAAGCTTGAAACCACGCTCGTCAGCATCGAGGGAAGCGACTCTTCGCTGATGCAGGAAGTATCGGACAAGGGCTCGCCGGGTCTCGGACTGCGCCCCGACGCCACCAAGGCCCTGATCGACTGGCTCTCAAATCACCTAGGCTGA
- a CDS encoding peroxiredoxin — MSENTTEQAVTSLPRLLEPAPAFEAVSTHGPIKLEDFKGKWVVLFSHPADFTPVCTTELMEFARRNDEFAARGVQLIGLSIDSIYSHIAWVQNIKSNFDVEIPFPLIADLDTTVATAYGMLHPGASNTATVRCVFVIDPEGLLRAMVYYPLTNGRSVDEIFRLLVSLQTTTEHAVATPEGWKEGDDVIQPPPLTVSDAEQRTKDTGLEVTDWYFAKRKL, encoded by the coding sequence ATGAGCGAAAACACTACCGAACAGGCAGTAACGTCCCTGCCCAGGCTGCTTGAGCCCGCGCCCGCGTTTGAGGCCGTATCAACACACGGACCTATCAAGCTCGAGGACTTCAAGGGCAAGTGGGTGGTGCTGTTCTCACATCCCGCCGACTTCACCCCGGTCTGCACCACCGAGCTGATGGAGTTCGCCCGCCGCAACGACGAGTTTGCCGCCAGGGGCGTGCAGCTCATCGGACTTTCCATCGACAGCATCTACTCGCACATCGCCTGGGTGCAGAACATCAAGTCGAACTTCGACGTCGAGATACCCTTTCCCCTGATCGCCGACCTCGACACCACTGTGGCCACGGCCTACGGCATGCTGCACCCGGGCGCGAGCAACACGGCCACCGTTCGTTGCGTGTTTGTCATCGACCCCGAGGGCCTGCTGCGCGCCATGGTCTACTACCCGCTCACCAACGGTCGTAGCGTCGACGAGATTTTCAGGTTGCTTGTGTCGCTGCAGACCACGACCGAGCACGCGGTGGCTACACCCGAGGGATGGAAGGAAGGCGATGACGTCATCCAACCGCCACCGCTGACCGTGAGCGATGCCGAGCAACGGACGAAGGACACCGGCCTGGAGGTCACCGATTGGTACTTCGCAAAACGAAAGCTCTAG
- a CDS encoding ATP-binding protein translates to MLASTNTCAHEGVEGYLVRVEASVSTGLPQLTFVGLPDTAVREGRERVRSAIRATTPDFPRGRGLVNLSPASRRKAGSAFDLSIAIALLTAAGLSDTEQVRGTAFLGELGLDGQVRAVNGALPAALCASRRGLERLVLPRANAEEAALAGGLAVYGVDSLGETLSLLRSGFKAAAVVVNAEALLAQRADTDSDLIDVHGQQSARRALEIAAAGRHHMLMSGPPGAGKTMLARRLPGLLPALSVAEAMEVTTVHSVAGVAGGALVTERPFRAPHHAVSGPGLVGGGGPGIRPGEISLAHRGVLFLDELPEFSPAVLNQLRQPLEEAELTICRAAGSVTFPADFLLVAAMNPCPCGFRGCTGRECRCSDHQLRRYRNRISGPLLDRIDLHIHVPRISFAEMDPGTSPENSATVRKRVQSAAGRRHLRGRTRLPFSSAAEELLGKASEAMDLSARSTRSLQAVSSTIADLGGESEVSCAHLSEALQYRPLDDEQF, encoded by the coding sequence GTGCTGGCTAGTACCAATACCTGTGCGCACGAAGGCGTCGAAGGCTACCTGGTCCGCGTGGAGGCCAGCGTTTCCACCGGCCTGCCCCAGCTCACCTTCGTAGGACTGCCCGATACCGCCGTCAGGGAGGGCCGCGAGCGCGTGCGGTCGGCCATAAGGGCCACCACCCCTGACTTTCCTCGCGGGCGTGGCCTTGTGAACCTGTCGCCGGCGTCCCGGCGCAAGGCGGGCTCGGCCTTCGACCTGTCGATCGCCATCGCCCTGCTTACGGCCGCCGGGCTGAGCGACACCGAGCAGGTGCGTGGCACGGCCTTCCTCGGAGAGCTCGGCCTGGACGGGCAGGTGCGCGCAGTAAACGGCGCCCTGCCGGCCGCCCTGTGCGCCTCGCGCCGCGGGCTCGAGCGACTGGTGCTGCCGCGCGCCAACGCCGAAGAGGCCGCGCTTGCCGGCGGCCTCGCCGTGTACGGTGTCGACAGCCTCGGGGAAACCCTCTCGCTGCTGCGCTCGGGCTTCAAGGCGGCGGCGGTAGTGGTCAACGCCGAGGCGCTGCTGGCCCAGCGAGCCGACACCGATTCCGACCTCATCGACGTACACGGTCAGCAATCGGCGCGCCGGGCACTGGAGATCGCCGCCGCCGGCCGCCACCACATGCTCATGAGCGGTCCACCGGGCGCAGGCAAAACCATGCTCGCACGCAGGCTACCCGGCTTGCTACCGGCACTCTCGGTGGCCGAAGCCATGGAGGTCACCACCGTGCACAGCGTGGCGGGCGTGGCCGGTGGCGCCCTGGTGACCGAGCGGCCCTTTCGCGCACCCCACCACGCGGTGAGCGGCCCCGGCCTGGTGGGCGGAGGCGGGCCAGGCATACGACCTGGAGAGATCAGCCTGGCGCACCGGGGCGTGCTCTTCCTCGACGAGCTGCCCGAGTTCTCGCCGGCCGTGCTCAACCAGCTGCGGCAGCCGCTGGAAGAAGCGGAGCTCACCATATGTCGCGCAGCGGGCAGCGTGACCTTCCCTGCCGACTTTCTCCTCGTTGCCGCCATGAACCCCTGCCCCTGCGGTTTCAGGGGCTGCACGGGGCGCGAGTGTCGCTGCAGCGACCATCAACTGCGGCGTTACAGGAATCGCATTAGCGGCCCGCTGCTCGACCGCATAGACCTGCACATACACGTGCCCAGGATCAGCTTTGCCGAAATGGATCCGGGCACGAGCCCTGAAAACTCGGCTACCGTCCGCAAACGTGTACAAAGCGCGGCAGGGCGCCGCCACCTGCGCGGCCGAACTCGCCTGCCGTTTTCCTCGGCAGCAGAAGAACTCCTGGGCAAGGCCAGCGAGGCCATGGACCTGTCGGCTCGGTCAACTCGCAGCCTGCAGGCCGTGTCGTCGACCATCGCCGACCTCGGCGGCGAGAGCGAAGTGAGCTGCGCGCACCTGTCCGAAGCACTTCAGTACCGCCCGCTTGACGACGAACAGTTCTGA
- a CDS encoding aminodeoxychorismate/anthranilate synthase component II produces MLVMVDNYDSFTWNLVQYLGELGADVVVHRNDEVTPEEIEQAGPRGVVVSPGPCTPREAGISVEVVRRFAGKLPVLGVCLGHQCIASAFGGKVVRADRLMHGKTSPVEHDGQGVFKDLPQGFIATRYHSLVVERESLPAELEVSAWTAEGEIMGIRHKQLQVEGVQFHPESILTSEGKALLGNFLGMVTGGESGP; encoded by the coding sequence ATGCTTGTGATGGTAGACAACTACGACTCGTTCACCTGGAACCTCGTCCAGTACCTTGGTGAACTCGGTGCCGATGTGGTTGTTCATCGCAACGACGAGGTAACTCCGGAAGAAATAGAGCAGGCCGGGCCCCGCGGGGTGGTGGTGTCGCCTGGCCCGTGCACGCCGCGTGAGGCGGGTATCTCGGTGGAAGTCGTTCGTCGCTTCGCCGGCAAGCTGCCCGTGCTGGGGGTCTGCCTGGGCCACCAGTGTATCGCCAGCGCCTTCGGTGGCAAGGTGGTGAGGGCCGACAGGCTGATGCACGGCAAGACCTCGCCCGTGGAGCACGACGGCCAGGGTGTCTTCAAGGACCTGCCGCAGGGTTTTATCGCCACGCGCTATCACTCGCTGGTGGTCGAGAGAGAAAGCCTGCCCGCCGAGCTCGAGGTCAGCGCTTGGACGGCCGAGGGCGAGATCATGGGCATACGCCACAAGCAGTTGCAGGTTGAAGGCGTGCAGTTTCATCCCGAGTCGATACTCACCAGCGAGGGCAAGGCGTTGCTCGGCAACTTTCTCGGCATGGTCACCGGCGGCGAGTCGGGTCCATGA
- the dprA gene encoding DNA-protecting protein DprA has protein sequence MGVSIPPDDELLCLVALSDMRGAWGVPWRRLVADFGSARALWAASDAELERAGFNERGRRRLRNFKAWEILRRRLDGWRRQRVEVCGLGDTAYPAALLTVEDGPLVLYYRGATPSVHRLAVSVVGARKASDYGLRTARRLGREASACGLVVVSGMARGIDAEAQRGALENGASVAVLGCSPERPYPESSSRLYRQLLERGTVLSEFPPGTELAAWQFPRRNRIVTGMSAATVVIEAGEGSGSLISAKLALAQGRELLAVPGPVDSQVSRGSNALIRDGCTPLLEITDLLAALGMHPSGSQGLEVSARTTKCSPAEQGLLDLLATESLHIDDVVRRTGLDRAAILALITSLELIGLIKRQSSGSYARVA, from the coding sequence ATGGGGGTGAGTATTCCCCCCGACGACGAACTGTTGTGCCTGGTCGCTCTTTCCGACATGCGCGGAGCATGGGGTGTACCCTGGCGACGCCTGGTGGCCGATTTCGGCTCGGCACGGGCGTTGTGGGCGGCTTCTGATGCCGAGCTCGAGCGGGCGGGCTTCAACGAGCGTGGACGGCGTCGCCTGCGCAACTTCAAGGCCTGGGAAATTCTGCGCCGCCGGCTCGACGGCTGGCGCCGTCAGCGGGTCGAGGTCTGCGGCCTGGGCGACACCGCTTACCCCGCCGCCCTGCTCACGGTGGAAGACGGCCCACTGGTCCTCTACTACCGGGGTGCCACTCCCTCTGTCCACCGCCTGGCCGTAAGCGTGGTGGGCGCGCGCAAGGCGAGCGACTACGGTCTGCGCACGGCCCGCCGCCTGGGTCGCGAAGCGTCGGCTTGCGGGCTGGTGGTGGTGAGCGGCATGGCGCGGGGGATTGACGCCGAGGCGCAGCGCGGTGCACTCGAAAACGGAGCGAGCGTGGCCGTGCTCGGTTGCAGCCCCGAGCGGCCTTACCCGGAGTCGAGCAGTCGGCTGTACCGGCAACTGCTTGAGCGGGGGACGGTGCTGAGCGAGTTTCCCCCGGGAACCGAGCTGGCCGCGTGGCAGTTTCCCCGGCGCAACCGGATTGTGACGGGCATGTCGGCGGCGACCGTGGTCATCGAGGCCGGCGAGGGCAGCGGCTCACTGATAAGCGCAAAACTGGCCCTGGCCCAGGGGCGGGAGTTGCTGGCAGTGCCCGGTCCGGTCGACTCGCAGGTGTCGCGCGGCAGCAACGCGCTTATACGCGATGGCTGCACACCTTTACTCGAAATTACCGACCTTCTGGCCGCGCTGGGCATGCATCCAAGCGGGTCCCAGGGGCTGGAAGTCAGCGCGAGGACAACCAAATGCAGCCCAGCCGAACAAGGATTGTTAGACCTGCTTGCGACCGAATCTCTGCACATTGATGACGTGGTGAGAAGGACCGGGCTTGACCGTGCGGCGATATTGGCGTTGATAACGTCGCTTGAACTTATCGGTCTGATCAAGCGTCAGTCCAGTGGCAGCTACGCCCGCGTGGCGTGA
- the topA gene encoding type I DNA topoisomerase, giving the protein MARTLVIVESPTKAKTLGKFLGEDYIVESSVGHVRDLPASASDIPDAVKKEKKWATLGVDVENDFEPLYLVSPEKKKVVAALKRQLKGCDRLLLATDEDREGEAISWHLLEVLKPTVPVSRMVFHEITRDAILAALDQTRELDNNLVRAQEARRIIDRLVGYELSPVLWRKILPRLSAGRVQSVAIRLIVERERARMRFKEASWWDLVASLKADEGGEFSARLVSIDGTRLAGGKDFDPDTGRISRDKVYLLGGEEAAKLRAAAATASYSVLSTEEKPFKRSPAPPFTTSTLQQEGGRKLGFDARRTMRAAQRLYELGFITYMRTDSVALAPDAVKAARATIGKLYGKDFVPDKPRTFANKVKNAQEAHEAIRPSGDTFAPVDELRSRLGDDEARLYEMIWKRTMACQMTESRGRRMVVKVSAPVNDQELLFQANGNVVDFPGFLRVYVEGSDDPEAALSDREVVLPSVKEGDSLALAGLDGDEHSTQPPARLTEASLVKLMEESGIGRPSTYASVIANIERREYTFKKGTALVPTFTAFAVVQLLQEHFSHLIDTSFTAGMEDRLDSIARGEGEAIPYLHEFYYGNGDPGLRPLLDEKIEDIDPRKVCSIPMGSDEQGREYVIRAGRYGPYVQRGEETASLPDDVCPDEVTLPWLDELLEKSAAGPVQLGEDPETGKAIYMMEGRFGPYVQLGDQEEKGDKPPRASPLPGMDPATLSLEQALQLLALPRTVGADNDGVEILGFNGRYGPYIKRGSDTRSLEDGDDLLKLSLERALLLLSQPKRRGRRKAAEPLKVFENVEALEGVTIKLLDGRFGPYVTDGETNASLPRDSGDAKQITEARAVQLILDRRASGPARKKKKKAAKKKAKKKTTKKKATKKKAVGKKATAKKTLKATTAEEPAADSGDVES; this is encoded by the coding sequence ATGGCTCGTACCCTCGTTATCGTTGAGTCGCCTACCAAGGCGAAGACCCTGGGGAAGTTCCTCGGCGAGGACTACATCGTAGAGTCGAGCGTCGGCCACGTGCGCGATCTGCCCGCCAGCGCGTCCGACATTCCCGACGCGGTAAAGAAAGAAAAGAAGTGGGCCACGCTGGGCGTGGATGTCGAAAACGATTTCGAGCCGCTGTACCTGGTGTCGCCCGAAAAGAAGAAGGTCGTCGCGGCGCTCAAGCGTCAGCTCAAGGGCTGCGACCGTCTGCTGCTCGCAACTGATGAAGACCGCGAAGGCGAGGCCATCAGCTGGCACCTGCTCGAGGTGCTCAAGCCCACTGTCCCCGTTAGCCGCATGGTCTTTCACGAGATCACCCGCGACGCGATTCTCGCGGCCCTCGACCAGACCCGCGAGCTCGACAATAACCTGGTACGTGCCCAGGAGGCCCGGCGTATAATAGACCGCCTGGTGGGCTACGAGCTGTCGCCGGTGTTGTGGCGCAAGATACTGCCCCGGCTGTCGGCCGGTCGCGTGCAGAGCGTCGCCATACGCTTGATAGTGGAACGCGAGCGCGCGCGCATGCGTTTCAAGGAGGCCAGCTGGTGGGATCTCGTCGCCTCCTTGAAGGCTGACGAGGGCGGCGAGTTCTCGGCGCGCCTGGTATCGATCGACGGTACCCGGCTTGCGGGCGGCAAGGACTTTGATCCCGACACCGGCAGGATTTCGCGCGACAAGGTCTACCTGCTGGGCGGCGAGGAGGCCGCAAAACTTCGTGCGGCTGCGGCCACGGCTTCCTACTCGGTCCTGAGCACCGAGGAGAAACCTTTCAAGCGTTCGCCGGCTCCACCATTTACGACTTCTACCCTGCAGCAGGAGGGCGGGCGTAAGCTCGGTTTTGACGCGCGGCGGACCATGCGCGCGGCGCAGCGGCTCTACGAACTGGGTTTTATTACTTACATGCGAACCGACTCGGTGGCGCTGGCCCCCGACGCGGTAAAGGCCGCGCGGGCGACCATAGGCAAGCTCTACGGCAAGGACTTCGTGCCAGACAAGCCGAGGACCTTTGCCAACAAGGTCAAGAACGCCCAGGAGGCCCATGAAGCGATACGCCCGTCGGGAGACACCTTTGCCCCGGTGGACGAGCTGCGCTCGAGACTGGGCGACGACGAGGCGCGCCTGTACGAGATGATCTGGAAGCGCACCATGGCCTGCCAGATGACCGAGTCCCGCGGCCGCCGAATGGTGGTCAAGGTGTCCGCGCCCGTGAACGACCAGGAGCTGTTGTTCCAGGCCAACGGCAACGTTGTCGATTTTCCAGGCTTCCTGCGCGTGTACGTAGAGGGCAGCGACGACCCGGAGGCCGCCCTTTCGGACCGCGAGGTTGTGTTGCCGTCGGTAAAAGAGGGAGACAGTCTTGCGCTGGCCGGCCTCGACGGCGACGAGCACAGCACCCAGCCACCAGCCCGCCTGACCGAGGCCTCGCTGGTCAAGCTCATGGAAGAGTCGGGCATTGGCAGGCCCAGTACCTACGCCAGCGTGATAGCCAACATCGAGCGGCGCGAGTACACATTTAAGAAAGGTACGGCGTTGGTGCCCACCTTCACGGCCTTCGCGGTGGTGCAGCTGCTGCAGGAGCATTTTTCGCACCTCATCGACACGTCGTTCACCGCCGGCATGGAAGACCGTCTCGATTCCATAGCCAGGGGCGAGGGCGAGGCCATTCCCTACCTGCACGAGTTTTATTATGGCAACGGCGACCCGGGTCTGCGCCCACTGCTCGACGAGAAGATCGAGGACATCGACCCCCGCAAGGTGTGCTCGATTCCTATGGGGAGCGATGAGCAGGGCAGGGAATACGTAATCCGCGCCGGTCGTTACGGCCCCTACGTGCAGCGGGGCGAAGAAACGGCTTCGCTGCCCGACGACGTCTGCCCCGACGAAGTTACCCTGCCGTGGCTCGACGAGTTGCTGGAGAAATCCGCTGCCGGCCCCGTGCAACTGGGCGAGGACCCGGAGACCGGCAAAGCGATATACATGATGGAGGGCCGCTTTGGCCCCTACGTGCAACTGGGCGACCAGGAAGAAAAGGGCGACAAGCCACCGAGGGCGTCCCCGCTGCCGGGCATGGACCCCGCCACGCTCAGCCTGGAGCAGGCGCTGCAGTTGCTGGCCCTGCCCCGGACTGTGGGTGCCGACAACGACGGCGTCGAGATACTCGGCTTCAACGGCCGTTACGGCCCCTACATCAAGAGGGGCAGTGACACCCGCAGCCTCGAAGACGGAGACGACCTTCTCAAGCTGAGCCTCGAGCGGGCACTGCTCCTGCTCAGCCAGCCAAAGCGTCGCGGGCGGCGTAAGGCTGCCGAGCCGCTGAAGGTGTTTGAAAACGTGGAGGCGCTCGAAGGGGTGACCATCAAGTTGCTCGACGGCCGCTTCGGCCCCTACGTGACCGACGGTGAGACCAACGCCTCGCTGCCACGTGACAGCGGCGACGCCAAGCAGATTACCGAGGCGAGAGCGGTACAGCTCATTCTCGACCGGCGCGCGAGCGGGCCCGCACGAAAAAAGAAGAAGAAAGCGGCGAAGAAGAAGGCCAAGAAGAAAACCACGAAGAAGAAGGCCACTAAAAAGAAGGCCGTCGGCAAGAAGGCGACCGCTAAGAAGACGCTCAAGGCGACCACTGCTGAAGAGCCAGCAGCCGATTCCGGCGACGTGGAGTCCTGA
- a CDS encoding methylenetetrahydrofolate--tRNA-(uracil(54)-C(5))-methyltransferase (FADH(2)-oxidizing) TrmFO — MSGTTGKVTVIGGGLAGCEAAWQLARQGVAVDLFEMRPLRSTEAHTTDGLAELVCSNSLRDNSLSSAVGVLKEEMRRMGSLIIAAAEAHQVPAGSALAVDRSGFSRYVHEAVEQEPGITLKRDELTTIPDEAVVIVATGPLTSPSLASALGQLMGSKHLYFYDAISPIVTAESVNMDVAFRAARYGRGGDDYVNCPLTEDDYNTLVDEILSAEFVEARDFERCVWFEGCMPVEEIARRGRESLRFGPMKPVGLELPDGGGMAHAVLQLRQDDREGRLLGMVGFQTRMTWTEQRRVFRGIPGLENAEFVRMGSLHRNTFLDSPRVLTTDLQAKKRPGLFIAGQLTGVEGYVESAATGLLCGVNAARALQGQASLLPPPRTALGSLLAYVTDEGRRDFQPMNANYGLMPPLEGRKLRKRERRQAMGRRALEEHGRWMQTWPGGSDGHNARAQQA, encoded by the coding sequence GTGTCGGGCACGACGGGCAAGGTCACCGTCATCGGCGGTGGGTTGGCCGGCTGCGAGGCTGCCTGGCAGTTGGCCAGGCAGGGCGTGGCGGTGGACCTGTTCGAAATGCGGCCGCTGCGCAGCACCGAGGCACATACCACCGACGGTCTCGCCGAGCTCGTCTGCTCCAACTCGCTCAGGGACAACAGCCTTTCGAGTGCCGTGGGCGTTCTCAAGGAAGAAATGCGGCGCATGGGCTCGCTTATCATCGCCGCTGCCGAGGCTCACCAGGTGCCGGCCGGTTCGGCGCTGGCGGTCGACCGCAGCGGTTTTTCGCGCTACGTGCACGAGGCTGTTGAGCAGGAGCCCGGCATAACGCTGAAGCGCGACGAACTGACCACCATTCCCGACGAGGCGGTAGTCATCGTAGCTACCGGACCGTTGACCTCGCCGTCGCTGGCCTCGGCCCTCGGCCAGCTGATGGGCAGCAAGCACCTCTATTTCTACGACGCCATATCGCCCATAGTCACCGCCGAGTCGGTTAATATGGACGTTGCCTTTCGCGCCGCGCGCTACGGCCGCGGTGGCGACGACTACGTGAACTGCCCGCTCACCGAAGACGACTACAACACGCTGGTCGACGAGATTCTCTCGGCGGAGTTCGTGGAGGCCCGCGATTTTGAGCGCTGCGTATGGTTTGAAGGCTGCATGCCGGTGGAAGAGATCGCGCGGCGTGGACGCGAATCGCTGAGGTTCGGGCCGATGAAACCCGTAGGCCTGGAGCTGCCCGACGGCGGCGGCATGGCCCACGCGGTGCTGCAGCTCAGGCAGGACGACCGCGAGGGACGGCTACTGGGCATGGTGGGTTTTCAGACCCGCATGACCTGGACCGAACAACGCCGGGTGTTCCGCGGCATCCCTGGATTGGAGAACGCCGAGTTCGTGCGCATGGGCAGCCTGCACCGCAACACCTTTCTCGACTCCCCGCGGGTACTCACGACCGACCTGCAGGCAAAGAAAAGGCCTGGACTGTTCATAGCCGGGCAGCTGACCGGGGTGGAGGGCTACGTGGAGTCGGCGGCCACCGGCCTGCTCTGCGGCGTCAACGCGGCCCGCGCGCTCCAGGGCCAGGCCTCGCTGCTGCCACCACCCCGCACGGCGCTGGGCTCGCTGCTGGCCTACGTCACCGACGAGGGACGGCGGGATTTTCAACCCATGAATGCCAACTACGGGCTCATGCCCCCGCTCGAGGGGCGCAAGCTGCGCAAGCGCGAGCGTCGCCAGGCCATGGGCCGCAGGGCTCTCGAAGAACACGGGCGGTGGATGCAGACCTGGCCCGGCGGCAGTGACGGGCACAACGCGCGAGCGCAACAGGCATGA
- a CDS encoding HU family DNA-binding protein — MTKAELVESVARSTGLSGRAAADAVEATIRQIARALKKEKRVSVAGLGTFSVRVRKARNGRNPRTGEELTIKAGKTVAFRAAPGLKKGL; from the coding sequence ATGACAAAGGCGGAGCTGGTAGAATCGGTGGCAAGGAGTACGGGCTTGTCGGGGCGGGCGGCTGCCGATGCAGTGGAAGCCACCATACGGCAGATCGCTCGTGCCCTGAAAAAAGAAAAACGAGTGTCCGTGGCCGGGCTCGGCACCTTCTCGGTCCGGGTTCGCAAGGCACGCAACGGACGCAACCCGCGTACCGGTGAAGAGTTGACCATCAAGGCAGGAAAGACCGTTGCTTTTCGCGCCGCTCCCGGGCTGAAAAAAGGACTCTAG